Proteins from one Ipomoea triloba cultivar NCNSP0323 chromosome 1, ASM357664v1 genomic window:
- the LOC116019398 gene encoding disease resistance protein RPM1-like: MAGAIVDFVVGKLKEQAFQEVLFQWKIKDEVDKITARLANMKGYVEDSSGKGKQDTKVAESWVTQLRDTTLELEDLVEEFMLDSKLVELNTPPFNFCEVKSLFANVQSLVERVKIQFCFHQQLKAMDEKLLALETDKSKYGIKLKTNDDGKNELVMGSGSGYMVGIKAVGIDKQVEDIAQLIQKRRERMLVITVWGAGGCGKTTLAKQVYERVKNDGSIDCLSWVDVNHSSDIEFVLRETINGLYTSVGTEMPPKLEKAKKNSLQDHICDYLKGKRYVVFFDDVWDEKLLSQINIPVQDESAIIITSRDKGIASGSFLAATPHCVEVKPLDSNIACHLFCKYAFPEGNWPNEMVKELGEALVKRCSGLPVAILAMAGLMSTKGDNLKNWKEAVESLEYYSAESEEGGSLKCVNRALLLSYNELPTHLKSCFLYCAMFPKTKSLHVKELIRMCIAEGFIAEHGGRPLEGIARDYLLQLNNRSLIRIVTTESVFIRVDDEIKMHDLFRDVAGEVIRREMFAEIKLSGMHNTKLEWNQRRSLIILEGEPKVNLLKVPQMKKLRTLIIHGGGIILNSLPQMLQNMKLLRVLALGRLPDGVKELPNEVGDLIHLRYISLYGNYKMRYLPDSLGRLHNLQTLDLTHTKVESLLKCLSQLMQLRHLFGSYASQMPDIVFTFSQLQTLSGVMINTIQARELVNITQLTELCITFKEGEECWRAICDSVNKMTNLRSLLIRRQSPQSKGDAMVWEFGNFSPPLYLEKLELENFQKLVNFTCSLKYLRSINIRRCYVDGDFFNSLEKLPSLVRLFIRSYSEEQLLCSDGSFPKLKKLVIECKKLTKWEIGKGAMKCLESVSLIPCTNLEMLPEGLRELEYLKELSLYFPSQQLAQGISVEGSDRWKVEHIPRLTIEQIVNKVRPRMKTKLRPMRPGN; the protein is encoded by the coding sequence ATGGCTGGTGCTATTGTTGATTTTGTAGTTGGAAAGCTGAAGGAGCAAGCTTTCCAAGAAGTATTATTCCAGTGGAAAATCAAAGATGAGGTGGACAAAATCACTGCTCGGCTAGCCAACATGAAAGGCTACGTTGAGGATTCTTCAGGGAAGGGGAAACAAGACACCAAAGTAGCAGAGAGCTGGGTGACACAACTGAGGGATACCACACTTGAACTTGAGGACTTGGTGGAGGAATTCATGTTGGATTCCAAGCTTGTGGAACTCAATACTCCTCCCTTCAATTTTTGTGAAGTGAAGTCCCTGTTTGCCAACGTGCAGAGCTTGGTGGAGAGGGTGAAGATCCAGTTTTGCTTCCATCAGCAGTTAAAAGCCATGGATGAGAAGCTACTTGCTCTGGAAACAGACAAATCAAAGTACGGTATAAAACTCAAGACAAACGATGACGGAAAAAATGAGTTAGTGATGGGCAGTGGGAGCGGATATATGGTGGGGATAAAAGCGGTGGGGATTGACAAGCAGGTGGAGGACATAGCACAACTCATTCAGAAGCGTAGAGAGCGGATGTTGGTGATCACAGTTTGGGGAGCCGGAGGTTGTGGGAAAACTACTTTGGCGAAGCAAGTTTATGAAAGAGTGAAGAATGATGGGAGCATTGATTGTTTATCTTGGGTTGATGTAAACCACTCCTCAGATATTGAATTTGTTCTGAGGGAAACAATCAATGGGCTGTACACAAGTGTTGGAACAGAGATGCCGCCTAAACTGgagaaagcaaaaaaaaattctcttcaGGACCACATTTGTGATTACTTGAAGGGAAAGAGGTATGTTGTATTCTTTGATGATGTGTGGGATGAGAAGCTGTTGAGTCAAATCAATATTCCGGTCCAAGATGAATCTGCAATTATTATCACTAGCCGTGATAAAGGTATTGCTAGCGGCTCTTTTCTTGCGGCTACGCCTCATTGTGTTGAGGTGAAGCCACTAGACTCCAATATAGCATGCCACCTTTTCTGCAAATATGCTTTTCCTGAGGGCAACTGGCCTAACGAGATGGTTAAAGAATTGGGAGAAGCATTGGTTAAGAGATGCTCGGGTTTACCTGTTGCAATTCTTGCAATGGCTGGGTTGATGTCCACAAAGGGTGATAATCTAAAGAATTGGAAGGAAGCTGTGGAAAGCCTTGAGTACTACTCAGCTGAATCTGAAGAAGGTGGGAGTCTAAAATGTGTGAACAGAGCCCTATTGTTGAGTTACAATGAGCTCCCAACTCACCTCAAGTCATGTTTCTTATACTGTGCAATGTTCCCCAAAACAAAGAGCCTTCATGTCAAAGAGTTGATCCGGATGTGCATAGCGGAGGGGTTTATCGCAGAGCATGGTGGCAGACCACTAGAAGGCATAGCAAGGGATTACCTCCTTCAGCTCAATAATAGAAGCTTGATTCGGATCGTCACCACAGAGTCTGTATTTATTAGAGTGGACGACGAAATTAAAATGCATGACCTGTTCCGAGATGTAGCTGGTGAGGTGATTAGAAGGGAAATGTTTGCTGAAATCAAATTGAGTGGAATGCATAATACCAAACTTGAGTGGAATCAAAGGCGTAGTTTGATAATCCTGGAAGGCGAGCCAAAGGTGAATCTTCTAAAGGTCCCTCAGATGAAGAAGCTACGTACACTCATCATCCATGGTGGAGGGATTATTCTGAATTCGCTCCCTCAGATGCTCCAAAACATGAAGTTGCTCAGAGTTTTGGCGTTGGGACGGTTACCTGATGGTGTGAAGGAACTACCCAATGAGGTTGGGGATCTAATTCATCTTAGGTACATCAGTCTGTATGGTAATTATAAGATGAGATATCTCCCTGATTCCTTGGGAAGATTGCACAATCTACAGACATTGGATTTAACACATACTAAGGTGGAGAGTTTACTTAAATGCCTGTCACAGCTTATGCAACTGAGACATCTCTTTGGAAGCTATGCATCACAAATGCCAGATATTGTATTCACATTTTCTCAGCTTCAAACATTATCTGGCGTTATGATTAATACCATTCAAGCAAGAGAATTAGTAAACATCACACAACTCACTGAGTTGTGCATTACATTCAAGGAAGGGGAGGAATGTTGGAGAGCAATTTGTGATTCCGTCaataaaatgacaaatcttcGCTCTCTACTTATTCGACGTCAAAGCCCTCAATCTAAAGGTGATGCTATGGTATGGGAATTCGGAAATTTCTCACCACCCCTTTATCTCGAGAAGCTCGAGCTGGAAAATTTTCAGAAATTGGTAAATTTTACCTGTTCTCTTAAATATCTTCGCTCCATCAATATACGACGGTGTTATGTAGATGGGGATTTCTTCAATAGTTTGGAAAAACTGCCAAGCCTGGTGCGCCTTTTCATTCGCTCTTACAGTGAAGAACAGTTATTGTGCAGTGACGGAAGCTTTCCAAAACTCAAGAAGCTAGTGATAGAGTGCAAGAAGCTTACCAAGTGGGAAATTGGAAAAGGAGCCATGAAATGTCTTGAGTCAGTCTCTTTGATTCCGTGCACAAATCTAGAAATGCTTCCAGAAGGGTTGAGAGAACTTGAGTATTTGAAAGAATTGAGTCTATATTTCCCATCTCAACAACTTGCTCAAGGGATAAGTGTTGAAGGATCAGATCGATGGAAGGTTGAACATATACCAAGACTTACTATTGAACAGATTGTTAATAAAGTCCGACCGAGGATGAAGACTAAATTGCGGCCTATGAGGCCAGGGAATTAA
- the LOC116019480 gene encoding receptor protein kinase CLAVATA1-like → MFSSPLFHFLLLFPATLIYAYSDLDTLLKLKASLVRPGSSELGDWVAGISQAHCFFSGIACDQDSRVISIAISGVPLLGSLPPEIGLLDRLLNLTLASVNLTGELPWEMAKLTSIKAINMSKNSFSGHFPGEILVGMTELQVLDVYNSNFSGRLPHELVKLKKLKVVNLGANYFTGEIPEIYSNISSLHTLILQSNSLTGTIPASLAQLQNLRELCLGRFNTFERGIPPELGSITTLEVLDLSECNLSGEIPPSLGNLKQLNTLFLYGNSLTGHIPPELSGLESLMSLDLSENNMMGEIPQSLAQLKSLTLINLISNNFQRTIPAFIGDLPKLEVLQLWNNNFTSELPVNLGRNRRLRWLDVASNQISGRVPENLCMGGKLRALILMENNFSGPFPQDLGECKSLNEVRVEKNYLNGTIPPGFFNLPLLNILYLQDNYFSGQLPTKMLAKNLTDLHLHNNRISGEIPLALGNLENLWKLSLHSNRLSGKIPNEISHLKKLVTMDLSSNSLTGEIPASIAQCTQLNSFDLSANNLTGKIPKEISSLGRLNALNLSRNLLTGSIPSELGLINSLTILDLSFNYFSGPIPTNGQLGFFDNRSFYGNPRLFYSPPSSLPVNHNNHSWTTKQIRIIITVLILGTAAAFLSTVALLRCIIVARRKKIMKSNNAWKLRAFKKLEYEVDDVVECLKEENIIGRGGAGTVYKGSMPDGVIIAIKRLDRRGAGRRDLGFSAEIKTLGRIRHRNIVRLLGYVSNIDTNLLLYEYMPNGSLSEILHGTNGANLFWEMRFQIAVEAAKGLCYLHHDCSPLIIHRDIKSNNILLTYNYMACIADFGLAKSFNNIGVSEYMSSCVGTFGYIAPEYARTLKASVKSDVYSFGVVLLELITGRKALIKFDDEVINLVTWVKMSISKRDQQSNEDCILALVDSRLKDYSITSVITMFKIAMLCVRDESDSRPSMREVVHLFTLHSHISH, encoded by the exons atgttTTCTTCTCCATTATTTCATTTCCTCTTATTATTTCCTGCTACCCTAATCTATGCATACTCCGATCTTGACACTCTATTGAAGCTCAAAGCCTCTCTGGTCAGACCGGGAAGCTCCGAGCTCGGTGATTGGGTCGCCGGCATCTCCCAGGCGCACTGTTTTTTCTCCGGCATTGCATGCGATCAGGATTCACGAGTCATTTCTATAGCCATATCCGGTGTTCCGCTCTTGGGCTCCCTCCCGCCAGAGATTGGACTGCTAGATAGGCTTTTAAACTTGACTCTCGCTTCCGTCAACCTCACTGGTGAGCTTCCATGGGAGATGGCGAAACTCACGTCCATTAAAGCCATTAATATGTCAAAGAATTCGTTCAGCGGCCATTTCCctggagaaatcttggtcggtATGACTGAGCTTCAAGTGTTGGATGTTTACAATAGCAACTTTTCCGGaagacttcctcatgaattggTGAAGTTGAAGAAGCTGAAAGTTGTGAACCTGGGAGCAAATTACTTCACAGGAGAGATACCGGAAATATACTCTAACATTTCCAGTTTACACACTTTAATCTTACAATCAAATAGCCTCACCGGAACTATACCGGCAAGCTTGGCGCAGCTCCAGAATCTTCGTGAGCTGTGCCTTGGCCGCTTCAATACATTTGAAAGAGGCATTCCACCAGAATTAGGCTCCATCACCACACTTGAAGTGCTTGATCTTAGCGAATGCAATCTTTCTGGTGAAATTCCTCCAAGTCTAGGGAATCTAAAACAGCTAAACACTCTGTTCTTGTACGGGAACAGCCTGACAGGTCATATTCCGCCGGAGCTCTCAGGTTTGGAGAGTTTGATGAGTCTGGACCTTTCAGAAAATAATATGATGGGAGAAATTCCTCAAAGTTTGGCTCAGTTGAAGAGCCTGACATTGATAAACTTGATCAGTAACAATTTCCAACGCACGATTCCGGCGTTCATCGGTGATCTACCCAAACTAGAGGTTTTACAGCTTTGGAACAACAATTTCACATCCGAGTTACCGGTAAACCTCGGACGAAACCGCCGATTGAGGTGGCTGGACGTTGCGTCAAACCAAATCAGCGGCAGAGTACCTGAAAATTTGTGTATGGGGGGGAAGCTGagagcactaattctcatggaAAACAATTTTTCTGGACCGTTTCCTCAAGACCTGGGCGAGTGCAAGTCCTTGAATGAGGTTCGTGTTGAGAAGAACTATCTCAATGGAACCATTCCGCCTGGCTTCTTCAATTTGCCGTTGCTTAATATACTTTATCTCCAAGACAATTACTTCTCCGGCCAGCTTCCCACCAAGATGCTTGCCAAGAATCTCACTGATCTTCATCTTCACAATAACAGGATAAGTGGCGAGATTCCTCTGGCATTGGGAAATTTAGAGAACCTCTGGAAGTTATCCCTCCACTCCAACAGATTGTCCGGGAAAATTCCAAATGAAATTTCACATTTGAAAAAGCTGGTGACCATGGATTTAAGCAGCAACAGTTTAACAGGTGAAATTCCAGCCTCAATTGCTCAGTGTACACAGCTGAATTCCTTTGACTTGAGTGCAAATAATTTAACCGGAAAAATTCCAAAGGAAATCTCTTCTCTGGGCCGCCTGAATGCACTCAACTTGTCCAGAAATCTACTCACCGGTTCAATTCCCAGTGAACTGGGGCTAATCAATAGTTTGACTATCCTGGATCTTTCGTTCAATTATTTTTCAGGCCCGATACCCACCAATGGACAGTTAGGATTTTTCGATAACCGGTCTTTCTACGGGAATCCAAGACTCTTCTATTCACCTCCAAGTTCATTGCCAGTCAATCACAACAACCATTCTTGGACCACAAAACAAATACGCATAATTATTACTGTCTTGATTTTGGGTACTGCAGCAGCATTTTTATCTACTGTTGCATTGTTAAGGTGCATTATTGTTGCTCGAAGAAAAAAGATTATGAAATCCAATAATGCTTGGAAACTAAGAGCATTCAAGAAACTGGAATATGAAGTAGATGATGTGGTTGAGTGTTTGAAAGAGGAAAACATAATTGGGCGAGGAGGAGCAGGGACAGTATACAAAGGGTCCATGCCCGATGGTGTCATCATAGCAATAAAGAGGCTAGACAGGCGAGGAGCTGGGCGTCGTGATCTTGGTTTCTCTGCTGAAATTAAAACATTGGGGAGAATCAGGCACCGAAATATTGTTAGATTACTTGGTTATGTATCAAACATAGATACTAATTTGTTGTTGTACGAGTACATGCCTAATGGGAGCTTATCGGAGATATTGCATGGGACGAATGGGGCCAATTTGTTTTGGGAGATGCGGTTTCAGATTGCGGTGGAAGCGGCAAAGGGGCTATGTTACTTACATCATGATTGCTCCCCTCTCATCATTCATAGAGATATAAAGtctaataatattttactcACTTATAATTATATGGCTTGCATTGCCGATTTTGGGCTGGCCAAATCCTTCAACAACATTGGAGTTTCCGAGTACATGTCCTCTTGTGTTGGCACATTTGGTTACATTGCACCAG AATATGCAAGAACTTTGAAAGCTAGCGTCAAAAGTGATGTGTACAGCTTTGGAGTGGTGTTATTAGAGTTAATCACTGGCCGTAAGGCATTGATTAAATTCGATGACGAAGTGATCAATCTCGTAACATGGGTAAAAATGAGTATCTCAAAACGAGATCAACAATCAAATGAAGATTGCATCTTAGCTTTGGTGGATTCGAGACTGAAAGACTACTCAATTACAAGTGTGATTACcatgtttaaaattgcaatgtTGTGTGTGAGGGATGAGAGTGATAGTAGGCCAAGTATGAGAGAAGTTGTTCACTTGTTCACACTGCATTCTCACATATCTCACTAA
- the LOC116019550 gene encoding receptor protein kinase CLAVATA1-like: MFSSPLFHFLLLFPTTLIYAYSDLDTLLKLKASLVGPGSSELGDWVAGNSQAHCFFSGIACDQDSRVISIAISDVPLLGSLPPEIGLLDRLLNLTLASVNLTGALPSEMAKLTSIKAITISNNLFSGHFPGEILVGMTELQVLDVYNNNFSGRLPHELVKLKKLKVVNLGANYFTGEIPEIYSNISSLHTLNLQVNSLTGTIPASLAQLQNLRELRLGHFNTFESGIPPELGSITTLQMLGLSECNLSGEIPPSLGNLQQLRTLFLYGNSLTGHIPPELSGLGSLMSLDLSGNNMMGEIPQSLAQLKSLTWINLSRNKFQGTIPEFIGDLPKLEVLQLWNNNFTSELPVNLGRNSRLRWLDVASNQISGRVPENLCMGGKLRALILMENNFSGPFPQDLGECKSLNVVRVEKNYLNGTIPPGFFNLPLLNRLHLQDNYFSGELPTKMLAKNLTDLDLHNNRISGQIPPAFGNLENLWKLSLHSNRFSGKIPSEISHLKKLVTMDLSSNSLTAEIPASIAQCTQLNSLDVSANNLTGRIPKEISFLGSLNALNLSRNLLTGSIPSELGLMNSLTVLDLSFNDFSGLIPTNGQLRIFDNRSFYGNPRLFYSPPSSSPVNHNNHFWTRKRILIITVLILGTAAFLSAVAWLRCIIVARREKIRKSNNAWKLRAFKKLEYKVDDVVECLKEENIIGQGGAGTVYKGSMPDGVIIAIKRLDRQGIGRRDLGFSAEIKTLGRIRHRHIVSLLGYVSNIDTNLLLYEYMPNGSLSEILHGTNGANLLWEMRFRIAVEAAKGLCYLHHDCSPPIIHRDIKSNNILLTTDYMACIADFGLAKSFNNVGVSEYMTSCVGTFGYIAPEYARTLKASFKSDVYSFGVVLLELITGYKALIKLDDEVINLVEWVKMSISKLDQQSNEDCILALVDSRLNDYSITSVITMFKIAMLCVRDESDSRPTMREVVHFFTLHSHISH; encoded by the exons ATGTTTTCTTCTCCATTATTTCATTTCCTCTTACTTTTTCCTACTACACTAATCTATGCATACTCCGATCTTGACACTCTATTGAAGCTCAAAGCCTCTTTGGTCGGACCGGGAAGCTCCGAGCTCGGTGATTGGGTCGCCGGCAACTCCCAGGCGCACTGTTTTTTCTCCGGCATTGCATGCGATCAGGATTCACGAGTCATTTCTATAGCCATTTCCGATGTTCCGCTCCTGGGCTCCCTCCCGCCGGAGATTGGACTGCTGGATAGGCTTTTAAACTTGACTCTCGCCTCCGTCAACCTCACTGGTGCGCTTCCATCGGAGATGGCGAAACTCACGTCCATTAAAGCCATTACTATCTCAAACAATCTGTTCAGTGGCCATTTCCctggagaaatcttggtcggtATGACTGAGCTTCAAGTGTTGGATGTTTACAATAACAACTTTTCCGGaagacttcctcatgaattggTGAAGTTGAAGAAGCTGAAAGTTGTGAATCTGGGAGCAAATTACTTCACAGGAGAGATACCGGAAATATACTCTAACATTTCCAGTTTACACACTTTAAACTTACAAGTAAATAGCCTCACCGGAACTATACCGGCAAGCTTGGCGCAGCTTCAAAATCTTCGTGAGCTCCGCCTTGGCCACTTCAATACATTTGAAAGTGGCATTCCACCAGAATTAGGCTCCATCACCACACTTCAAATGCTTGGTCTTAGCGAATGCAACCTTTCTGGTGAAATTCCTCCAAGTCTAGGGAATCTACAACAGCTACGCACTCTGTTCTTGTACGGGAACAGCCTGACAGGTCATATTCCGCCGGAGCTCTCCGGTTTGGGGAGTTTGATGAGTTTGGACCTTTCAGGCAATAATATGATGGGAGAAATTCCTCAAAGTTTGGCTCAGTTGAAGAGCCTGACATGGATAAACTTATCCAGAAACAAGTTCCAAGGCACAATTCCGGAGTTCATCGGTGATCTACCCAAACTAGAGGTTTTACAGCTTTGGAACAACAATTTCACATCCGAGTTACCAGTAAACCTCGGACGAAACAGCCGATTGAGGTGGCTGGACGTTGCGTCAAACCAAATCAGCGGCAGAGTACCGGAAAATTTGTGTATGGGAGGGAAGCTGagagcactaattctcatggaAAACAATTTTTCTGGACCGTTTCCTCAAGACCTGGGCGAGTGCAAGTCCTTGAATGTGGTTCGTGTTGAGAAGAACTATCTCAATGGAACCATCCCGCCTGGGTTCTTCAATTTGCCGTTGCTTAATCGACTTCATCTCCAAGACAATTACTTCTCCGGCGAGCTTCCGACCAAGATGCTTGCCAAGAATCTCACAGATCTTGATCTTCACAACAACAGGATAAGTGGCCAGATTCCTCCGGCATTCGGAAATTTAGAGAACCTCTGGAAGTTATCCCTCCACTCCAACAGATTCTCCGGGAAAATTCCAAGTGAAATTTCACATTTGAAAAAGCTGGTGACCATGGATTTAAGCAGCAACAGTTTAACAGCTGAAATTCCAGCCTCAATTGCTCAGTGTACACAGCTGAATTCCCTTGACGTGAGTGCAAATAATTTAACCGGAAGAATTCCAAAGGAAATCTCTTTTTTGGGGAGCTTGAATGCACTCAACTTGTCCAGAAATCTACTCACCGGTTCAATTCCCAGTGAACTAGGGCTAATGAATAGTTTGACTGTCCTGGATCTTTCTTTCAATGATTTTTCAGGCCTCATACCCACCAATGGACAGTTACGAATTTTTGATAACCGGTCTTTCTACGGGAATCCAAGGCTCTTCTATTCACCTCCAAGTTCATCGCCAGTCAATCACAACAACCATTTTTGGACCAGAAAACGAATACTCATAATTACTGTCTTGATTTTGGGTACTGCAGCATTTTTATCTGCTGTTGCATGGTTAAGGTGCATTATTGTTGCTCGAAGAGAAAAGATTAGGAAATCCAATAATGCTTGGAAACTTAGAGCATTCAAGAAACTGGAATATAAAGTAGACGATGTTGTTGAGTGTTTGAAAGAGGAAAACATAATTGGGCAAGGGGGAGCAGGGACAGTATACAAAGGCTCCATGCCCGATGGTGTCATCATAGCAATAAAGAGGCTAGACAGGCAAGGAATTGGGCGTCGCGATCTTGGTTTCTCTGCTGAAATTAAAACATTGGGGAGAATCAGGCACCGACACATTGTTAGCTTACTTGGTTATGTATCAAACATAGATACTAATTTGTTGTTGTATGAGTACATGCCTAATGGGAGCTTGTCGGAGATATTGCACGGGACGAATGGGGCCAATTTGCTTTGGGAGATGCGGTTTCGAATTGCGGTGGAAGCGGCAAAGGGGCTATGTTACTTGCACCATGATTGCTCCCCTCCCATCATTCATAGAGACATAAAGtctaataatattttactcACTACCGATTATATGGCTTGCATTGCCGATTTTGGACTGGCCAAATCCTTCAACAACGTTGGAGTTTCCGAGTACATGACATCTTGTGTTGGCACATTTGGTTACATTGCACCAG AATATGCAAGAACTTTGAAAGCTAGCTTTAAAAGTGATGTGTACAGCTTTGGAGTGGTGTTATTAGAGCTAATCACGGGCTATAAGGCGTTGATTAAATTAGATGACGAAGTGATCAATCTCGTAGAATGGGTAAAAATGAGCATCTCAAAGCTAGATCAACAATCAAATGAAGATTGCATCTTAGCTTTGGTAGATTCAAGACTGAACGACTACTCAATTACAAGTGTGATTACcatgtttaaaattgcaatgtTGTGTGTGAGGGATGAGAGTGATAGCAGACCAACTATGAGAGAAGTTGTTCACTTCTTCACACTGCATTCTCATATATCCCACTAA